The following coding sequences lie in one Corallococcus macrosporus genomic window:
- a CDS encoding trypsin-like serine peptidase produces the protein MRSPRTSSRRTLLGTLLCTLSLVACGPAPEAEPTDTTPLGTEKQPVVYGTDNRTDVYAHANATLRARAQQSTVALMNPSDFNATNINNVTFNASTLRSAYNLCTSERFLDDPTPAFCSGTLIDDDLVLTAGHCITSASACTSTRFVFNFYRTAAGTLQTVTTADIFSCKEIVARQQGTVGGRNLDFAVVRLDRPATPRFTPAPIRAGNAALPVGTNVTVIGSGSGIPFKIDSGGSVRDARAGTLDYFVGTTDTFGGNSGSGVYENNGYTVAGILVRGETDYKASGSCNVVNTCTETGCRGEDITYVRPAIDEYCGVATSTRLCAGYPPPPTPVTFTFTATNTNSANQNTVNRNVTLAAGQTLKFGTCSVAGASGTGDTYLRLYNGSTQVAFNDDACGTLSFASFKATTAGTYQIRAGCYNTGSCSGTVAYTVQ, from the coding sequence ATGCGAAGCCCCCGGACTTCCAGCCGTAGGACGCTGCTCGGAACGCTGCTGTGTACCCTGTCCCTCGTGGCCTGTGGTCCGGCCCCGGAGGCCGAGCCCACCGACACCACTCCCCTGGGCACGGAAAAGCAGCCCGTCGTCTACGGGACCGACAACCGCACGGACGTGTACGCGCACGCGAACGCCACGCTGCGCGCCCGTGCTCAGCAGTCCACCGTCGCGCTGATGAACCCTTCGGACTTCAACGCGACCAACATCAACAACGTCACCTTCAACGCCTCCACGCTGCGCTCCGCGTACAACCTCTGCACCTCCGAGCGCTTCCTGGACGACCCGACTCCGGCCTTCTGCTCCGGCACGCTCATCGACGATGACCTGGTGCTCACGGCGGGCCACTGCATCACCAGCGCGTCGGCCTGCACCAGCACGCGCTTCGTCTTCAACTTCTACCGCACCGCCGCCGGCACCCTGCAGACGGTGACGACCGCGGACATCTTCTCCTGCAAGGAGATCGTCGCGCGCCAGCAGGGCACGGTGGGCGGCCGCAACCTGGACTTCGCCGTCGTCCGGCTGGACCGGCCGGCCACCCCGCGCTTCACGCCCGCCCCCATTCGCGCGGGCAATGCCGCGCTGCCCGTGGGCACCAACGTGACGGTCATCGGCTCGGGCAGCGGCATCCCCTTCAAGATCGATTCGGGCGGCTCGGTGCGTGACGCGCGCGCGGGCACGCTGGACTACTTCGTGGGCACCACGGACACGTTCGGCGGCAACTCGGGCTCGGGCGTGTATGAGAACAACGGCTACACGGTGGCCGGCATCCTGGTGCGCGGCGAAACCGACTACAAGGCCAGCGGGAGCTGCAACGTCGTCAACACCTGCACGGAGACGGGCTGCCGCGGCGAGGACATCACCTACGTCCGGCCGGCCATCGACGAGTACTGCGGCGTGGCGACCAGCACGCGCCTGTGCGCGGGCTACCCGCCGCCCCCGACGCCGGTGACGTTCACCTTCACTGCCACCAACACCAACAGCGCCAACCAGAACACCGTCAACCGGAACGTCACCCTGGCCGCCGGGCAGACCCTCAAGTTCGGCACCTGCTCGGTGGCGGGCGCCTCCGGCACGGGTGACACGTACCTGCGCCTGTACAACGGCTCCACCCAGGTGGCCTTCAACGACGACGCCTGCGGCACGCTGTCCTTCGCGAGCTTCAAGGCCACGACGGCGGGCACGTACCAGATCCGCGCCGGCTGCTACAACACCGGGAGCTGCAGCGGCACGGTGGCGTACACCGTCCAGTAG
- the hrpA gene encoding ATP-dependent RNA helicase HrpA, which translates to MSGDSPSPTTPGGVPTLRFPPELPISSRVEDITAAISAHQVVIVAGATGSGKTTQLPKVLLAMGRGRPRQIGVTQPRRIAATSVAARVARELGTELGTDVGYQIRFEDRSSKRTAVKFMTDGVLLAQIHSDPLLSRYDTIVLDEAHERSLTIDFLLGWLKRILPRRPDLKVVVSSATIETERFSQFFGGAPVIQVEGRTFPVDVLYEPPPEDAELADAVADSVANVISLDPDGDVLVFLPGEREIREAENALNARELRGTVVQPLYARLSAAEQSRVFATIPQRRVILATNVAETSVTIPGIVYVVDTGVARLSRYDPRSGTTRLHIEPVSQASADQRKGRCGRVREGICVRLYDEEGFTSRPAFTDPEIKRTGLAGVILRMKSLGLGDVEDFPFLDPPQPKAIAEGWRVLEELGAIEGKERTLTQLGHQLARFPVDPRIARMILAGAEYGCLEEVLVVAAALNLQDPRERPRELAQKADESHARFRDEHSDFAGLLKLWAFVREAEGRGTSHLRRVCRDNFLSFLRVREWRDVQRQLEETVRELRLPRKGRGAPARGDVLHQALLTGLLSRIGQWNPEQRFFTGAKQTRFMVHPSSALAKKPPAWVMAFELVETSQLFARTVAKLDPEWLASAAPHLLKRSYSDPHWSEKSARAIVKENATLFGLQVFKERPVPLANTDPTEARLMFLEHALVRGEYRTRGAFQEKNRQVLERVARLRDKARRSELLDSEALLTFFDHRVPEDVTDGAAFEVWRRKAEADDPDVLVLSMEDALSHDPGLSPAHYPDAISLHGASVPVTYTFDPSAEDDGITVSVPLLLLAQLVPGELDWTIPGWQREKLTALLEQVPRAQRKQLGPVPELVDRLEKELTPFRGPMIPALTRAVSRLCGLDLPEESFRADAVPPYLRTTLRVLDERGKEIARSRDADALLEQHGGHARAALRSVAPTSDWERKGLTAWTFGELPAVVTRRVGGLEVRSYPALVDRGATVDLVLLETAAAAEAASRTGIRRLLMLAARGHVAVSAARMPMPFPSLDGAPPARGQADAFKALVLARSVDDAFKLAPGAPLPRTKAAFETLLREGSPRIEQAARDWANVVVATSGDLAETLAALKAASKGPSGAAAVRDIRAQLGHLFPAKLIEWIPLTRLLNYSRYLRAAQARLARAVANPAKDAAKAAPFTPLWESFLARRASVRDQDAAQELRWTFEELRVAIFAPEVTTPVSVTAAKVSAALAALR; encoded by the coding sequence ATGTCCGGCGACTCACCCTCCCCTACGACCCCCGGCGGCGTGCCCACCCTGCGCTTCCCCCCCGAGCTCCCCATCTCGAGCCGGGTGGAGGACATCACCGCCGCCATCTCCGCCCATCAGGTGGTCATCGTCGCGGGGGCCACCGGCTCTGGGAAGACGACGCAGCTTCCGAAGGTCCTGCTCGCCATGGGGCGCGGCCGCCCGCGCCAGATTGGCGTCACCCAGCCCCGGCGGATCGCCGCGACGAGCGTGGCGGCGCGCGTGGCTCGCGAGCTCGGCACGGAGCTGGGCACGGACGTCGGCTATCAGATCCGCTTCGAGGATCGCTCGTCCAAGCGGACGGCCGTGAAGTTCATGACCGACGGCGTCCTGCTCGCGCAGATCCACAGCGATCCGCTGCTGAGCCGCTACGACACCATCGTGCTCGACGAGGCCCACGAGCGCAGCCTCACCATCGACTTCCTGCTCGGGTGGCTCAAGCGCATCCTCCCCAGGCGCCCCGACCTCAAGGTGGTGGTGAGCTCGGCCACCATCGAGACCGAGCGCTTCTCCCAGTTCTTCGGCGGGGCTCCGGTCATCCAGGTGGAGGGCCGGACCTTCCCGGTGGACGTGCTCTACGAGCCGCCCCCCGAGGACGCCGAGCTCGCGGACGCCGTCGCCGATTCGGTGGCGAACGTCATCTCGCTCGACCCGGACGGGGACGTCCTCGTGTTCCTCCCCGGAGAGCGGGAGATCCGCGAGGCCGAGAACGCCCTGAACGCGCGCGAGCTGCGCGGCACGGTGGTGCAGCCGCTGTATGCGCGCCTGTCCGCCGCGGAGCAGTCGCGCGTCTTCGCCACCATCCCCCAGCGCCGCGTCATCCTCGCCACCAACGTCGCGGAGACGTCGGTCACCATCCCCGGCATCGTGTACGTCGTGGACACGGGGGTGGCGCGCCTGTCGCGCTACGACCCGCGCTCGGGCACCACGCGCCTGCACATCGAGCCGGTCTCGCAGGCCAGCGCCGACCAGCGCAAGGGGCGCTGCGGCCGCGTGCGCGAGGGCATCTGCGTGCGCCTCTACGACGAGGAGGGCTTCACCTCGCGGCCCGCCTTCACCGACCCGGAGATCAAGCGCACCGGGCTCGCGGGGGTCATCCTGCGCATGAAGTCCCTCGGCCTCGGTGACGTCGAGGACTTCCCCTTCCTCGACCCGCCCCAGCCGAAGGCCATCGCCGAGGGCTGGCGGGTGCTCGAGGAGCTGGGGGCCATCGAGGGCAAGGAGCGCACCTTGACGCAGCTCGGGCACCAGCTCGCGCGCTTCCCGGTGGACCCGCGCATCGCTCGGATGATCCTCGCCGGCGCCGAGTACGGGTGCCTGGAGGAGGTGCTCGTCGTCGCCGCGGCGCTCAACCTTCAGGACCCGCGCGAGCGGCCACGGGAGCTCGCGCAGAAGGCGGACGAGTCGCACGCGCGCTTCCGTGACGAGCACTCGGACTTCGCGGGGCTGCTCAAGCTGTGGGCCTTCGTGCGCGAGGCCGAGGGCCGGGGCACGTCCCATCTGCGGCGCGTGTGCCGGGACAACTTCCTGTCCTTCCTGCGCGTGCGTGAGTGGCGCGACGTCCAGCGCCAGCTCGAGGAGACCGTCCGCGAGCTGCGCCTGCCGCGCAAGGGCCGGGGTGCGCCGGCACGTGGAGACGTGCTGCACCAGGCGCTCCTCACGGGGCTGCTGTCCCGCATCGGCCAGTGGAATCCGGAGCAGCGCTTCTTCACGGGCGCGAAGCAGACGCGCTTCATGGTGCACCCCTCGTCGGCGCTCGCGAAGAAGCCGCCTGCCTGGGTGATGGCCTTCGAGCTCGTGGAGACGTCCCAACTGTTCGCGCGCACCGTGGCGAAGCTCGACCCGGAGTGGCTCGCGTCGGCGGCCCCCCACCTGCTCAAGCGCAGCTACTCCGATCCGCACTGGTCGGAGAAGTCCGCGCGCGCCATCGTGAAGGAGAACGCGACCCTGTTCGGGCTCCAGGTCTTCAAGGAGCGCCCCGTGCCGCTGGCCAACACGGACCCCACCGAGGCACGGCTGATGTTCCTCGAGCATGCCCTGGTGCGCGGCGAGTACCGCACCCGGGGGGCGTTCCAGGAGAAGAACCGCCAGGTGCTCGAGCGCGTGGCGCGCCTTCGGGACAAGGCCCGGCGCAGCGAGCTGCTCGACAGCGAGGCGCTGCTGACGTTCTTCGACCACCGCGTCCCGGAGGACGTGACGGACGGAGCGGCCTTCGAGGTCTGGCGCCGCAAGGCCGAGGCGGACGACCCCGACGTGCTCGTCCTCTCCATGGAGGATGCCCTCTCGCACGACCCGGGCCTGTCCCCGGCGCACTACCCGGATGCCATCTCGCTGCATGGCGCGTCCGTGCCGGTGACGTACACCTTCGACCCCTCGGCCGAGGACGACGGCATCACCGTGAGCGTGCCGCTGCTGCTGCTCGCCCAGCTGGTCCCGGGTGAGCTCGACTGGACCATCCCCGGGTGGCAGCGGGAGAAGCTCACCGCCCTGCTCGAGCAGGTCCCCCGCGCCCAGCGCAAGCAGCTGGGGCCGGTGCCGGAGCTGGTCGACCGTCTCGAGAAGGAACTCACGCCCTTCCGCGGGCCGATGATTCCAGCGCTCACGCGTGCGGTGTCCCGGCTGTGCGGCCTGGACCTGCCCGAGGAGTCGTTCCGCGCGGATGCCGTGCCGCCGTACCTGCGCACCACGCTCCGGGTGCTCGACGAGCGGGGCAAGGAGATCGCGCGCAGCCGCGACGCCGACGCGCTGCTCGAGCAGCACGGGGGACATGCACGGGCGGCGCTGCGCAGCGTGGCACCGACCTCGGACTGGGAGCGCAAGGGGCTGACCGCCTGGACCTTCGGCGAGCTGCCGGCCGTGGTCACCCGGCGGGTCGGCGGGCTCGAGGTCCGCAGCTATCCCGCGCTCGTCGACCGGGGCGCGACCGTGGACCTGGTGCTGCTGGAGACCGCCGCCGCCGCCGAAGCGGCCTCGCGCACGGGAATCCGCCGGCTCCTGATGCTCGCCGCGCGCGGACACGTGGCCGTCAGCGCCGCGCGCATGCCGATGCCCTTCCCTTCCCTGGACGGCGCGCCGCCCGCGCGCGGCCAGGCGGACGCCTTCAAGGCGCTCGTCCTCGCCCGCAGCGTCGATGATGCGTTCAAGCTCGCACCGGGTGCGCCGCTGCCCCGCACGAAGGCAGCCTTCGAGACGCTGCTCCGAGAGGGCTCCCCGCGCATCGAGCAGGCGGCCCGGGACTGGGCGAACGTCGTCGTCGCCACTTCCGGGGATCTCGCCGAGACGCTCGCCGCGCTCAAGGCCGCCTCCAAGGGGCCGAGCGGCGCGGCGGCCGTGAGGGACATCCGCGCGCAGCTCGGGCACCTGTTCCCCGCGAAGCTCATCGAGTGGATTCCCCTCACGCGCCTGCTGAACTACTCGCGCTACCTCCGTGCGGCCCAGGCACGGCTGGCGCGCGCGGTGGCGAACCCCGCCAAGGACGCAGCGAAGGCCGCCCCCTTCACGCCCCTGTGGGAGTCCTTCCTCGCCAGGCGAGCCAGCGTGCGTGACCAGGACGCGGCGCAGGAGCTGCGGTGGACCTTCGAGGAGCTCCGCGTAGCCATCTTTGCTCCGGAGGTGACGACGCCCGTGTCGGTGACGGCGGCGAAGGTCAGCGCGGCCCTCGCGGCGCTTCGTTAG
- a CDS encoding DUF488 domain-containing protein: MPRRARGWSGVQVFALGHSTRPIEELVEMLWANGVRTLVDIRTVPRSRKNPQFNVDVLGKTLAQVGVEHLHLAALGGLRRPRKDSPNAAWRNLSFRGYADYMLTKDFAQGLESLRGVALRGPVAVMCAEALRWRCHRSLVADALWARGVLVTHITSPTRTEPHRLTAFAVVRGREVLYPAT; encoded by the coding sequence ATGCCCAGGCGAGCGAGGGGGTGGAGCGGCGTCCAGGTGTTCGCGCTGGGCCACTCCACGCGCCCCATCGAGGAGCTGGTGGAGATGCTGTGGGCGAACGGCGTGCGGACGCTGGTGGACATCCGCACGGTGCCGCGCTCCCGCAAGAACCCGCAGTTCAACGTGGACGTGCTGGGAAAGACGCTGGCCCAGGTGGGCGTCGAGCACCTGCACCTGGCAGCGCTCGGCGGGCTGCGGCGTCCGCGCAAGGACTCGCCCAACGCGGCCTGGCGCAACCTGAGCTTTCGCGGCTACGCGGACTACATGCTGACGAAGGACTTCGCGCAGGGGCTGGAGTCGCTGCGCGGGGTGGCACTGCGGGGGCCGGTGGCCGTGATGTGCGCGGAGGCGCTGCGCTGGCGCTGCCATCGCTCGCTGGTGGCGGATGCGCTCTGGGCGAGGGGCGTCCTGGTGACGCACATCACGAGCCCCACCCGCACGGAGCCGCACCGGCTCACGGCCTTCGCGGTGGTACGGGGGCGAGAGGTGCTGTACCCGGCGACGTAG
- a CDS encoding peptidoglycan-binding protein translates to MPEKNLKRGDTGVDVKQLQDSLVELGYLTREQVATGPGQFGPQTEAALQKFQKDNGVPANGRYEAATREALSKSLARSAQTAGKTQGPAMSAEAAFITQFTSEYNPHGPSGSTNCGPASLAMSLAYTGHMPPGLTKEQQVDHARALMCPRRTSEFTFVNASDGTRVPLLDRDHEFTGGTMVADGIKGAGLTSRYGQGWESLDQQLAAGNPVIANGATNAAWRSQFPERMGRGDVAHLNAILAKTPDGKYLVADPLHTGGPVAMTRQQLSVFFSPTGGQPSFNALQGASRGAGAAEAGASAGASAGTTTARLLDEAAARFPPFQPEPFTLPAMGVGVANVTGAGATGADVKTRAQQDAKALAGTLQNSLEQGAAQFEQLIASNPDPAYQEAFVRAAEPSLAKMGQLFAGVSPETDRQLHPRPPLRAPDLQRDQPLLDKLAKAETDIEQKTYLSLARATERLGEPTAGLVGRAFTRDTPPGFAKLSLSHAIRTAVNTGIGSRLAFDMERALNVSEALPPGFKGPTRALDAKAIHQTLWSAIEGLRAPFAAVADKAEEHQKQLTELLSGPAKILTPEQQQAFTATYLNDPARKHDLAEFERYSKLLARAAPDGPPSGKQGPEVVALARELPRMAATQSGAEYLASQLTAQGENRPTFLDTLGKLKDLKDFDEKLAVALVKSAGSGAILAAGFKSKGGAEAIFNGLAKNAHLFGMAPKDMQQYVKLLRGIKPDSTQEQVQGITQSLRGLLKEQETGLPGSPDSPRGQALRGLGVLVTASAAVGDAAGWNQADFAAKLKIVGDGLSVGGDGATFVLDALGKAAPVLSKVFDKASGVGTLLGAVGDGIQTFQAVQEGKYWKASASGAQALGALLMAGGAATEWIPGGQLIGAALFLGGLTVKYLDPDQYATRGAQVRLLTESGMDAKLAQNLIDLGPDLLDKRLRQEARMSPEQVQRFITDHPELARAPLHFDSLSQGANAMGMKGADYPAFLERLAKAHGVEVGTLAAEVHTRFFGHPPSAGASQGQLSPEDEFRQWVETRTPEVAAWAKQHRTP, encoded by the coding sequence GTGCCGGAGAAGAACCTCAAGCGCGGCGACACCGGCGTGGACGTGAAGCAGCTCCAGGACTCACTGGTGGAGCTGGGCTATCTCACGCGCGAGCAGGTCGCCACCGGGCCGGGCCAGTTCGGTCCGCAGACGGAGGCCGCGCTGCAGAAGTTCCAGAAGGACAACGGCGTCCCCGCGAATGGCCGCTACGAGGCCGCCACCCGCGAGGCGCTGTCGAAGTCGCTCGCGCGCTCCGCGCAGACGGCCGGCAAGACGCAAGGCCCCGCCATGTCCGCCGAGGCCGCGTTCATCACCCAGTTCACCTCCGAGTACAACCCGCACGGTCCGTCCGGCAGCACCAACTGCGGCCCCGCCAGCCTCGCCATGTCCCTGGCGTACACGGGCCACATGCCCCCGGGCCTCACGAAGGAGCAGCAGGTGGACCATGCGCGCGCGCTGATGTGCCCGCGCCGCACGTCGGAGTTCACCTTCGTGAACGCGTCGGACGGCACGCGGGTGCCGCTGCTGGACCGGGACCATGAGTTCACGGGCGGCACCATGGTGGCCGACGGCATCAAGGGTGCGGGCCTCACGTCTCGCTACGGGCAGGGCTGGGAGTCGCTGGATCAGCAGCTCGCGGCGGGCAACCCCGTCATCGCCAATGGCGCCACCAACGCGGCCTGGCGCTCGCAGTTCCCCGAGCGCATGGGCCGGGGCGACGTCGCTCACCTCAACGCCATCCTCGCGAAGACTCCGGACGGGAAGTACCTCGTCGCGGATCCGCTCCACACCGGGGGCCCGGTGGCGATGACGCGCCAGCAGCTCAGCGTCTTCTTCTCCCCCACCGGAGGCCAGCCGTCCTTCAACGCCCTTCAAGGGGCCTCGAGAGGCGCCGGGGCCGCGGAGGCCGGAGCCAGCGCGGGAGCCAGCGCGGGCACCACCACCGCGCGCCTGTTGGACGAGGCCGCCGCGCGCTTCCCGCCGTTCCAGCCGGAGCCCTTCACGCTGCCCGCGATGGGCGTGGGGGTCGCCAACGTCACCGGGGCGGGCGCGACGGGCGCGGACGTCAAGACGCGCGCGCAGCAGGACGCGAAGGCCCTGGCGGGCACGCTCCAGAACAGCCTGGAACAGGGGGCCGCGCAGTTCGAGCAGCTCATCGCCAGCAACCCGGATCCCGCCTACCAGGAGGCGTTCGTCCGCGCCGCGGAGCCGTCGCTCGCGAAGATGGGCCAGCTCTTCGCCGGCGTGTCACCGGAGACGGACCGCCAGCTGCACCCGCGTCCGCCGCTGCGCGCCCCCGACCTCCAGCGTGACCAGCCGCTGCTCGACAAGCTGGCGAAGGCGGAGACCGACATCGAGCAGAAGACGTACCTCAGCCTGGCGCGGGCCACGGAGCGGCTGGGGGAGCCGACCGCGGGCCTCGTGGGCCGGGCCTTCACGCGGGACACGCCTCCGGGCTTCGCCAAGCTCTCGCTGAGCCACGCCATCCGGACCGCCGTCAACACGGGCATCGGCTCGCGCCTCGCGTTCGACATGGAGCGCGCGCTGAACGTGAGCGAGGCCCTCCCGCCCGGCTTCAAGGGGCCCACCCGCGCCCTGGATGCCAAGGCCATCCACCAGACGCTGTGGAGCGCCATCGAAGGGCTGCGAGCCCCGTTCGCGGCGGTCGCGGACAAGGCGGAGGAGCACCAGAAGCAGCTCACGGAGCTGCTCAGCGGCCCGGCGAAGATCCTCACCCCGGAGCAGCAGCAGGCCTTCACCGCCACCTACCTGAACGACCCCGCGCGCAAGCATGACCTCGCGGAGTTCGAGCGATACAGCAAGCTGTTGGCCCGCGCGGCCCCGGATGGCCCGCCCTCGGGCAAGCAGGGTCCGGAGGTGGTGGCGCTGGCCCGCGAGCTGCCGCGCATGGCGGCGACGCAGTCCGGCGCCGAGTACCTCGCCTCCCAGCTCACCGCCCAGGGCGAGAACCGCCCCACGTTCCTCGACACCCTCGGCAAGCTGAAGGACCTCAAGGACTTCGATGAGAAGCTCGCCGTCGCGCTCGTGAAGAGCGCGGGCTCAGGCGCCATCCTCGCGGCCGGCTTCAAGTCGAAGGGAGGCGCCGAGGCCATCTTCAACGGGCTCGCGAAGAACGCCCACCTCTTCGGGATGGCTCCGAAGGACATGCAGCAGTACGTCAAGCTGCTGCGCGGCATCAAGCCGGACTCCACGCAGGAGCAGGTCCAGGGCATCACCCAGTCCCTCAGGGGCCTCCTGAAGGAGCAGGAGACGGGACTGCCGGGCAGCCCGGATTCCCCTCGGGGCCAGGCGCTGCGCGGGCTGGGCGTCCTCGTCACCGCGTCAGCGGCCGTGGGGGACGCCGCGGGCTGGAACCAGGCGGACTTCGCCGCGAAGCTGAAGATCGTCGGCGACGGGCTCAGCGTCGGCGGGGACGGCGCGACGTTCGTCCTCGATGCGCTCGGCAAGGCGGCGCCGGTCCTCTCCAAGGTGTTCGACAAGGCGTCCGGCGTGGGCACGCTGCTGGGCGCGGTGGGCGACGGCATCCAGACCTTCCAGGCCGTGCAGGAGGGCAAGTACTGGAAGGCGAGCGCATCCGGCGCCCAGGCGCTGGGCGCCCTCCTCATGGCAGGAGGCGCCGCGACCGAGTGGATCCCCGGCGGACAGCTCATCGGCGCCGCGCTGTTCCTGGGCGGGCTCACGGTGAAGTACCTGGACCCGGACCAGTACGCCACGCGCGGCGCCCAGGTGCGCCTGCTCACCGAGAGCGGCATGGACGCGAAGCTGGCGCAGAACCTCATCGACCTGGGCCCCGACCTCCTCGACAAGCGGCTGCGGCAGGAGGCACGCATGTCGCCGGAGCAGGTGCAGCGGTTCATCACCGACCACCCGGAGCTCGCGCGGGCCCCCCTGCACTTCGACAGCCTGAGCCAGGGCGCCAACGCCATGGGGATGAAGGGCGCGGACTACCCGGCATTCCTGGAGCGGCTGGCGAAGGCCCACGGCGTGGAGGTCGGCACGCTCGCGGCCGAGGTCCACACCCGGTTCTTCGGCCATCCGCCCTCCGCGGGCGCGAGCCAGGGGCAGCTGTCCCCGGAGGACGAGTTCCGCCAGTGGGTGGAGACGCGCACGCCGGAAGTCGCCGCGTGGGCGAAGCAGCACCGGACGCCCTGA
- a CDS encoding peptidoglycan-binding protein: MDHFVAQLVERRDPRIKYIIWNEKIWRSYARRGVSAWAPQRYTGENRHTKHAHVSVSEKKALYDLTTSWGITRLSKIEGTQSVALPLQPQPSSTARPATAHTFEAYREGMTLGARTLKEGLAGNDVKWLQAKLGVRADGLFGPVTDDSVHEWQRTHGLVADGLVGPLTWKALLSGQSRFASSPPSQDPKTRPLQQITPPDVAAPVGRAVAGRDFTKNGRHFPSRDGYPLFAQGYNSATRKNETWSAIVIASKSEKSVAQIGCAMTAVTMAVSGITGQMYTPDDMAHFMLKNHGFNSGGSIVDWDKLGRIANPEVDLKRLTGFKAPEIDRELAAGRPVVVHVDYYTRSGGKNPGRYDGEGDHWILITSRTSANCYQASDPAGGKFLTLHAMKDGRLEGDGLTKHGTRYRTVGNAVTFSRGPARGRVVPATVAAAVAVAAAVGRAAGQFKPKVKASVARQPASPLVRPATSKVALPSFQGADRAGTVRAIREECLRQGVRLPTQIAYVLATVEHETGDTFKPIEEASYMTTKEAAAYLRGKKYHPYHGRGYVQLTWKRNYQKYSDLLGLDLVRHPELLLQPNVSLFILVHGMKTGAFTSKKLSDYLTASHANLHDAFRRARAIINGTDRASAIADHAMVWMKSNELKRVA; the protein is encoded by the coding sequence ATGGACCACTTCGTGGCGCAACTGGTCGAGCGCCGCGATCCCCGCATCAAGTACATCATCTGGAACGAGAAGATCTGGCGCTCCTATGCCAGGCGTGGCGTGTCCGCATGGGCCCCGCAGCGCTACACAGGGGAGAACCGCCACACGAAGCACGCTCACGTCTCCGTGAGTGAGAAGAAGGCACTGTACGATTTGACCACGTCCTGGGGCATCACGCGGCTGTCGAAGATCGAGGGCACCCAGAGCGTTGCCCTCCCGCTTCAGCCACAGCCCTCGTCGACTGCGCGGCCGGCCACGGCGCATACATTCGAGGCGTATCGCGAGGGCATGACCCTGGGCGCGCGAACGCTGAAGGAGGGGCTCGCGGGCAACGATGTCAAATGGCTCCAGGCGAAGCTGGGGGTCCGCGCTGATGGTCTCTTCGGGCCCGTCACGGATGATTCCGTCCACGAGTGGCAACGCACACATGGCTTGGTGGCGGACGGGCTCGTGGGACCCCTGACCTGGAAGGCGCTCCTGAGCGGTCAGTCACGGTTCGCGAGCAGCCCCCCGAGTCAGGATCCCAAGACTCGCCCGCTGCAACAGATCACGCCGCCGGATGTCGCGGCTCCGGTGGGGCGCGCGGTCGCGGGCAGGGACTTCACCAAGAACGGCCGTCACTTTCCCAGCCGTGATGGATACCCGCTCTTTGCCCAGGGATACAACAGCGCCACGAGGAAGAACGAAACCTGGAGCGCCATCGTCATCGCGAGCAAGAGTGAGAAGAGTGTCGCCCAGATTGGCTGCGCCATGACCGCGGTCACCATGGCGGTCAGTGGCATCACCGGGCAAATGTATACACCGGACGACATGGCCCACTTCATGCTCAAGAACCATGGCTTCAACTCAGGTGGAAGCATCGTCGACTGGGACAAGTTGGGCCGGATCGCGAATCCAGAGGTGGACCTCAAGCGTCTGACGGGTTTCAAGGCCCCGGAGATAGACCGCGAACTGGCCGCGGGACGGCCCGTGGTGGTCCATGTGGACTATTACACTCGAAGCGGTGGAAAGAACCCTGGCAGGTACGATGGCGAAGGAGATCACTGGATCCTCATCACCAGCCGAACCTCGGCCAATTGCTACCAGGCCAGCGATCCCGCCGGTGGCAAGTTCCTCACGTTGCATGCGATGAAGGATGGCCGGCTGGAAGGCGACGGCCTCACCAAACACGGCACCCGCTACCGCACCGTCGGCAACGCCGTCACGTTCAGCCGGGGCCCGGCCCGAGGGAGGGTCGTCCCGGCGACGGTCGCGGCCGCCGTGGCAGTCGCGGCCGCCGTGGGGCGCGCGGCCGGGCAGTTCAAGCCCAAGGTCAAGGCTTCAGTCGCCCGGCAGCCCGCATCCCCCCTGGTCCGCCCTGCCACGTCCAAGGTCGCCCTGCCTTCGTTCCAGGGGGCGGACCGCGCGGGGACTGTCCGGGCCATCCGGGAGGAGTGCCTCCGCCAGGGAGTAAGGCTTCCGACCCAGATTGCCTATGTGCTCGCCACGGTGGAGCACGAGACGGGCGACACCTTCAAGCCCATCGAAGAGGCCAGCTACATGACCACGAAGGAGGCCGCCGCGTACCTTCGGGGCAAGAAATACCATCCCTATCACGGGCGCGGATACGTGCAGTTGACGTGGAAGCGCAACTACCAGAAGTACAGTGACCTCCTCGGCCTGGACCTGGTCCGTCACCCGGAACTGCTCCTGCAGCCCAATGTGTCGCTCTTTATCCTGGTGCATGGGATGAAGACGGGGGCTTTCACCTCGAAGAAGCTGTCGGACTACCTCACGGCGTCCCACGCCAACCTGCACGACGCCTTCCGCCGTGCACGCGCCATCATCAATGGCACGGACAGGGCGTCCGCCATCGCGGATCACGCCATGGTCTGGATGAAGTCCAATGAGCTCAAGAGAGTGGCGTAG